In the genome of Sorangium aterium, one region contains:
- a CDS encoding DNRLRE domain-containing protein — MRKISRFLALTFLAGISGVLGCLGGPDSDEPAELAEEDVGASEEMLVARPAARLILTDPVIARLKARAAAGDAAWTALKKRCDDYTTGTMHPPSGSTYPGYPNVGQGYQGDEYPPVVRALGICYRVTTDTAAQARYGEAGVRLLEAMSTPVASGGQKPSTDQGYGIRNYVVGMAFGYDWLYPALPAATKTRLVASMNAWIDWYDESGLIKNDPIGNYFAGYYLAKTAAALATEGENAKASVYWSDVATRMWGQLVKPKFTSMMGGGGWPEGWGYGSRAVLYMVEALWATKTATGLDWWKELPLAREEATYARYFTWPSLKHMDDQGTIRAGIDMRPSAALFLGLATMLEQQGDTSAAVARGFAADVIAAAGDDSAPWSKFLYGDTGAARSGYQSSALSHFAAGPGHVGMRSSWDKTAVWGALSGGAYINAAYSGEQMFNAGGLSVVVGDQPVLMNATGWLPQNCGNACENLVNDDSYGTSQRRLHNTFFVDDATNRYNPGQNSLSPVDSNAHVERYEDRGAFVRARATGLGDQYGSATVKPVSQFTRDVVFFRPGSFVLFDRTTVAKASADQWMSFHTPVAPRQVTTADATQKRFDVVVGATLVGSVRTLLPRSASTTTTTLPASTARLEVHAPVRAAAQQWLTVVSAGAALGEQTRLSSADGNVIAGNVVGVELSAPQNQVVLFSADQAATGAVSSAEYLVSQTAAEHVLVDVAPSSSGYAVTAVASGGKWRIRVSAGGALQVSGASKTLSFKVSATGAVTAGSSTPPTSTPTTPPPPTEPTPPTPSTPTEPTQPTTPSGTAQTLTFTQGVNGYTGVQDLSISSLNYSSSNPVGTLYKTNDVLLADTRSYTTKALIRFDVSQIPTTATVTAATLDVTFESWVGPQALNGNFMKTPWSYSSATLGFTSGGAGSNWTAPGIGSGDVQGPTFQFLNIDASGYQRKSIALDPGSVQRWVRSSAANQGLVLANAATGKDLRICSSEVANAARRPTLSVTFQ; from the coding sequence ATGCGTAAAATCAGCCGCTTCCTTGCCTTGACCTTCTTGGCCGGAATCTCCGGCGTGCTCGGCTGCCTGGGCGGCCCCGATTCGGACGAACCGGCTGAACTGGCCGAAGAAGACGTGGGCGCGAGCGAGGAAATGCTGGTAGCGCGCCCCGCCGCGCGGCTCATCTTGACCGACCCCGTCATCGCGCGCCTGAAGGCGCGCGCCGCGGCTGGCGACGCCGCTTGGACGGCGTTGAAGAAGCGCTGCGACGATTACACGACCGGCACGATGCACCCGCCGAGCGGCAGTACCTACCCGGGCTACCCGAACGTCGGGCAAGGCTATCAAGGTGACGAGTATCCGCCGGTCGTGCGCGCGCTGGGCATCTGCTATCGCGTGACGACCGACACGGCCGCGCAGGCTCGCTACGGCGAGGCCGGCGTTCGCCTGCTGGAGGCCATGAGCACCCCGGTCGCGTCCGGGGGGCAGAAGCCGTCGACGGACCAGGGTTACGGCATCCGAAACTACGTGGTCGGTATGGCGTTCGGCTACGACTGGCTCTACCCGGCGCTGCCGGCCGCGACCAAGACGCGCCTGGTCGCTTCGATGAACGCGTGGATCGATTGGTACGACGAGAGCGGGTTGATCAAGAACGACCCGATCGGCAACTACTTCGCCGGCTACTACCTGGCCAAGACCGCGGCGGCGCTGGCGACCGAGGGCGAGAACGCCAAGGCCAGCGTGTACTGGAGCGACGTCGCAACGCGCATGTGGGGACAGCTCGTGAAGCCGAAGTTCACGAGCATGATGGGCGGCGGAGGCTGGCCGGAGGGCTGGGGCTACGGCAGCAGGGCCGTCTTGTACATGGTCGAGGCGCTGTGGGCGACCAAGACGGCGACCGGCCTCGACTGGTGGAAGGAGCTGCCGCTGGCCCGCGAGGAGGCGACCTATGCCCGGTACTTCACGTGGCCCTCGCTCAAGCACATGGACGACCAGGGCACGATTCGCGCGGGCATCGACATGCGTCCTTCTGCGGCGCTGTTCCTCGGTCTGGCGACCATGCTCGAGCAGCAGGGTGACACCTCGGCGGCCGTCGCGCGCGGCTTCGCCGCCGACGTGATCGCGGCGGCAGGCGACGACTCGGCGCCGTGGTCCAAGTTCTTGTATGGCGATACGGGCGCCGCCAGGAGCGGGTACCAGTCGAGCGCCTTGTCGCACTTCGCGGCCGGCCCTGGCCACGTCGGCATGCGCTCGTCCTGGGACAAGACGGCCGTGTGGGGGGCGCTGTCCGGCGGCGCGTACATCAACGCCGCCTACTCCGGTGAGCAGATGTTCAACGCCGGCGGTCTGAGCGTGGTGGTCGGCGATCAGCCGGTACTGATGAACGCGACCGGCTGGTTGCCCCAAAACTGCGGCAACGCCTGCGAGAACCTGGTGAACGACGACAGCTACGGCACGAGCCAGCGCCGGCTGCACAACACCTTCTTCGTCGACGACGCCACGAACCGGTACAACCCCGGACAAAATTCGCTCTCACCGGTCGATTCGAACGCCCATGTAGAGCGGTACGAGGACCGCGGCGCGTTCGTGCGCGCGCGCGCCACGGGCCTCGGAGACCAGTATGGCAGCGCCACGGTCAAGCCGGTCTCGCAGTTCACGCGCGACGTGGTGTTCTTCCGTCCAGGCAGCTTCGTGCTGTTCGACCGCACGACGGTGGCGAAGGCCAGCGCCGACCAGTGGATGAGCTTTCACACGCCCGTAGCGCCGCGTCAGGTGACCACCGCCGATGCGACACAGAAGCGCTTCGACGTCGTGGTGGGTGCGACGCTGGTCGGAAGCGTGCGCACGCTGCTGCCGAGGAGCGCGAGCACGACGACGACGACTCTGCCGGCTTCGACGGCGCGGCTCGAGGTGCACGCTCCGGTGCGCGCGGCGGCGCAGCAGTGGCTGACCGTCGTCTCGGCGGGCGCGGCGCTCGGCGAGCAAACGCGGCTGTCGTCCGCGGACGGCAACGTCATCGCCGGCAACGTGGTGGGCGTCGAGCTCTCGGCGCCGCAGAATCAGGTCGTGCTGTTCTCGGCCGATCAGGCCGCGACCGGCGCCGTGTCGAGCGCGGAGTACCTGGTCTCGCAAACGGCAGCCGAGCACGTGCTGGTCGACGTTGCGCCCTCCAGCTCCGGATATGCGGTCACGGCCGTCGCCTCCGGCGGAAAATGGCGCATCCGCGTGAGCGCGGGCGGCGCGCTGCAGGTGTCGGGCGCCAGCAAGACCTTGAGCTTCAAGGTCAGCGCCACCGGCGCTGTCACGGCGGGCTCCTCGACGCCTCCGACGTCGACGCCGACCACACCGCCGCCGCCCACCGAGCCGACGCCGCCGACGCCGTCGACGCCGACCGAGCCGACGCAGCCGACGACGCCCAGCGGTACAGCGCAGACGTTGACCTTCACGCAGGGCGTCAATGGCTACACCGGCGTGCAAGATCTGAGCATCTCCAGTTTGAATTACTCGTCCAGCAACCCTGTCGGCACGCTCTACAAGACCAACGACGTGCTCCTCGCCGACACGCGCAGCTACACCACCAAGGCGCTCATTCGCTTCGACGTCTCGCAGATCCCCACAACCGCCACGGTGACGGCCGCCACGCTCGACGTGACCTTCGAGAGCTGGGTCGGGCCGCAAGCCCTGAACGGCAACTTCATGAAGACGCCGTGGAGCTACAGCTCCGCGACGCTCGGCTTCACCAGCGGGGGCGCGGGCAGCAACTGGACCGCGCCGGGCATCGGCTCGGGAGACGTGCAGGGGCCGACCTTTCAGTTCCTGAACATCGACGCCAGCGGCTATCAGCGCAAATCGATCGCGCTCGACCCCGGCAGCGTGCAGAGGTGGGTCCGGAGCAGCGCCGCCAATCAAGGCCTCGTGCTCGCCAACGCCGCGACCGGCAAGGATCTGCGCATCTGCTCGAGCGAGGTGGCCAATGCCGCGAGGCGTCCGACGCTCTCGGTGACCTTCCAGTAG
- a CDS encoding trypsin-like serine protease, translated as MKKRELGHKLGLAVCAGAALGLSTGCSIEGASDEPLEAFESHSSAIIGGQVAEASPWAVQVFDVRGSTGDFYQCTGTLVAARWVLTAQHCIADEGETSAVRVGSNTYREGRRIAVDAVEVHSADADIALLHLTENADGPFVQLAQATSVATGRDATAYGWGSEGTPLVMAPSLKKATIHIDGWYSAEELIATGVTGAGWSGDSGGPWFVDGRQVAVFTASNGQDGTNLHARQLGVDVARHRAWIDATIAGGPTVHPSGQVVLHDLSNFSGVSQGFGIGRYDLPNMTIIGDNRVSAIRVPAGLRVTAFMHGDFGGEARVFTSDTNLVAAGFDNTISSIVVAHASDPQPDVVTFYENANFSGASVVYGVGSSLFYSTPWDQRASSVRVPSGFRLTLYNGLWRYSAEWRVLTADANLAPQNFDNQTRSFLIERL; from the coding sequence ATGAAGAAGAGAGAACTTGGTCATAAGCTTGGTCTCGCGGTGTGCGCGGGCGCCGCGCTCGGCCTCTCCACGGGCTGCTCGATTGAAGGCGCGTCAGACGAGCCGCTCGAGGCGTTCGAGTCGCATTCGTCCGCGATCATCGGCGGCCAGGTCGCCGAGGCGAGCCCCTGGGCCGTCCAGGTCTTCGACGTGCGCGGGAGCACCGGCGACTTCTACCAGTGCACCGGCACCCTCGTCGCGGCGCGCTGGGTGCTCACCGCGCAGCACTGCATCGCGGACGAGGGCGAGACGTCGGCGGTGCGCGTCGGCAGCAACACGTACCGCGAGGGCCGGCGCATCGCTGTCGACGCCGTCGAGGTGCACTCGGCCGACGCCGACATCGCGCTGCTCCACCTGACCGAGAACGCCGATGGACCGTTCGTCCAGCTGGCCCAGGCGACGTCGGTCGCGACCGGCAGGGACGCCACGGCCTACGGCTGGGGGAGCGAGGGCACGCCGCTGGTGATGGCGCCGTCGCTCAAGAAGGCGACCATCCACATCGACGGCTGGTACTCCGCCGAGGAGCTCATTGCGACGGGCGTGACGGGCGCGGGCTGGAGCGGCGACTCCGGTGGCCCATGGTTCGTCGACGGACGTCAGGTCGCCGTGTTCACGGCCTCGAACGGGCAGGACGGCACGAACCTGCACGCGAGGCAGCTCGGCGTCGACGTCGCGCGCCACCGCGCTTGGATCGACGCCACGATCGCCGGCGGCCCCACCGTCCACCCCAGCGGCCAGGTGGTGCTCCACGATCTCTCGAACTTCTCCGGCGTCTCGCAGGGCTTCGGGATCGGTCGCTACGACCTGCCGAACATGACGATCATCGGAGACAACCGCGTGAGCGCCATCAGGGTCCCCGCCGGGCTCCGGGTCACGGCCTTCATGCACGGCGACTTCGGGGGCGAGGCGCGCGTCTTCACCTCGGACACAAATCTCGTGGCCGCGGGCTTCGACAACACCATCTCGAGCATCGTCGTCGCGCACGCCTCGGACCCGCAGCCGGACGTGGTCACCTTCTACGAGAACGCCAATTTCTCGGGCGCCTCGGTCGTGTACGGCGTCGGCTCCTCCCTCTTTTACAGCACCCCATGGGACCAGAGGGCCAGCTCCGTCCGCGTCCCCTCGGGCTTCAGGCTGACGCTCTACAACGGGCTCTGGCGCTACTCGGCCGAGTGGCGCGTCCTCACGGCAGACGCGAACCTCGCCCCCCAGAACTTCGACAACCAGACCCGGAGCTTCCTCATCGAGCGCTTGTAG
- a CDS encoding SdrD B-like domain-containing protein yields the protein MKQIVIASSAALATLFITATSLANTTAPSPTCTVIKRGVLGDIYNAEIWSLAPSYHVPSPFEVNTGYSSSVGEKRALFRFDLSPIPAGSLVTSAKFYALSYTSTAKTVYVHQVLAPWSEALVTWNNFGGMDPAAFTSFVPNVTGWTTVDLTGMVQSWVSGTAPSYGILLEEGASGKTSYKGSAHTDLSYRPLLEVCYTVPKGSIGDKVWFDANADGIEDASELGISGVVVDLFGDTNCDGVAEGAALQTTVTGANGIYRFSELNAGCYVVDVDDTTLPLGHLLTSDDEPIGVSLGVGENVADADFGYVTYSSIGDTVWLDSDADGLYEPETGELGVNGVRVELFQGTQLIDFTITGTSPYTGQPGFYLFDTLPAGTYSVVITPDNFMASGPLAGQEPTADPDGGLDNVGVVSLGWAQDLLDADFGYQLSCGNGVCGGDESCSTCAVDCGVCPPQCGNGTCEAGEDCGSCSADCDVCPPACGDGTCNGSESCSTCAADCGTCPPVCGNGTCEAGEDCGSCSDDCGACPAVCGNNVCENGEDCATCTGDCGACPAVPGNGVCEAGENCFEVPSDCGICPPVCGDKVCAVGETCSSCAADCGECPPVCGDGVCKAGSEDCSSCAADCGVCQSASPGTGTPGYWKNHESAWKVSQLTIGGKTYTKAQLLDIISRPTKGDVTYIIAKHLIVAKLNVGIGNQSSCIEDTIAAADAWLKKNPLGSNVKEGGKNSPWSVGEPLATKLDDYNNGLLCAPHRD from the coding sequence ATGAAGCAGATCGTAATCGCATCTTCTGCCGCGCTCGCCACGCTGTTCATCACCGCCACCAGCCTCGCCAACACCACCGCTCCGTCTCCCACGTGCACCGTGATCAAGCGGGGTGTCCTGGGTGACATCTACAACGCGGAGATCTGGAGCCTCGCCCCGAGCTACCACGTCCCGTCCCCCTTCGAGGTCAACACCGGGTACTCCAGCTCGGTCGGAGAGAAGCGCGCCCTGTTCCGCTTCGATCTGAGCCCCATCCCCGCCGGCTCTCTCGTCACGTCGGCCAAATTTTACGCCCTGTCGTACACGAGCACCGCGAAGACCGTGTACGTCCACCAGGTGCTCGCCCCCTGGAGCGAGGCGCTCGTCACGTGGAACAACTTCGGCGGCATGGATCCCGCCGCGTTCACCTCGTTCGTGCCCAACGTCACGGGGTGGACCACCGTCGACCTCACCGGGATGGTGCAGAGCTGGGTGAGCGGGACGGCGCCGAGCTACGGGATCCTCCTCGAGGAGGGCGCCAGCGGGAAGACGTCGTACAAGGGCAGCGCCCACACCGACCTGAGTTACCGGCCTCTCCTCGAGGTCTGTTACACGGTGCCGAAGGGCTCGATCGGCGACAAGGTGTGGTTCGACGCGAACGCGGACGGCATCGAGGACGCCTCCGAGCTCGGCATCTCCGGCGTCGTCGTCGACCTCTTCGGCGACACGAACTGCGACGGTGTCGCCGAGGGCGCCGCGCTCCAGACGACCGTGACCGGCGCAAACGGCATCTACCGGTTCTCCGAGCTCAACGCGGGCTGTTACGTCGTCGACGTCGACGACACGACGCTCCCGCTCGGCCACCTCCTGACGAGCGACGACGAGCCGATCGGCGTGTCCCTCGGCGTGGGTGAGAACGTCGCCGACGCCGACTTCGGCTACGTGACCTACTCGTCGATCGGCGACACGGTCTGGCTCGACAGCGACGCCGACGGGCTCTACGAGCCGGAGACCGGCGAGCTCGGCGTCAACGGCGTCCGTGTCGAGCTGTTCCAGGGGACCCAGCTGATCGACTTCACCATCACCGGCACCAGCCCCTACACCGGCCAGCCCGGCTTCTACCTCTTCGACACGCTCCCGGCGGGCACCTACTCGGTGGTCATCACGCCCGACAACTTCATGGCGAGCGGCCCGCTCGCCGGACAGGAGCCGACGGCCGACCCCGACGGCGGGCTCGACAACGTGGGTGTCGTCTCGCTCGGCTGGGCACAAGACCTCCTCGACGCGGACTTCGGCTACCAGCTCTCCTGCGGCAACGGCGTCTGCGGCGGCGACGAGAGCTGTTCCACCTGTGCCGTCGACTGCGGCGTCTGCCCGCCCCAGTGCGGCAACGGCACCTGCGAAGCCGGCGAGGACTGCGGCAGCTGCAGCGCCGACTGCGACGTGTGCCCGCCCGCCTGCGGCGACGGCACCTGCAACGGCAGCGAGAGCTGCAGCACCTGCGCGGCCGACTGCGGCACCTGCCCGCCGGTCTGCGGCAACGGCACCTGCGAGGCCGGCGAGGACTGCGGCAGCTGCTCGGACGACTGCGGCGCCTGCCCCGCGGTCTGCGGCAACAACGTCTGCGAGAACGGCGAGGACTGCGCGACCTGCACCGGCGACTGCGGCGCTTGCCCCGCGGTCCCCGGCAACGGCGTCTGCGAGGCTGGCGAGAACTGCTTCGAGGTCCCGAGCGACTGCGGCATCTGCCCGCCGGTCTGCGGCGATAAGGTCTGCGCGGTGGGTGAGACCTGCTCGAGCTGCGCGGCCGACTGCGGCGAGTGCCCGCCGGTCTGCGGCGATGGCGTCTGCAAGGCCGGCTCCGAGGACTGCTCGAGCTGCGCGGCCGACTGCGGCGTCTGCCAGAGCGCCTCTCCCGGCACGGGCACCCCCGGTTACTGGAAGAACCACGAGAGCGCGTGGAAGGTCTCGCAGCTGACCATCGGCGGCAAGACGTACACGAAGGCCCAGCTCCTCGACATCATCAGCCGTCCGACGAAGGGCGACGTCACCTACATCATCGCGAAGCACCTCATCGTCGCCAAGCTCAACGTCGGTATCGGCAACCAGTCGAGCTGCATCGAGGACACCATCGCCGCGGCCGACGCCTGGCTCAAGAAGAACCCGCTCGGCAGCAACGTGAAGGAGGGAGGCAAGAACTCGCCCTGGTCGGTCGGCGAGCCGCTCGCCACGAAGCTCGACGACTACAACAACGGCCTCCTCTGCGCGCCGCACCGTGACTGA